Genomic window (Verrucomicrobiia bacterium):
CTGCCTCTTTCACATGACGAGGTGGTGCATGGAAAGCATTCGCTGCTCGGCAGGATGCCTGGCGACGACTGGCAGCGGTTCGCCAATCTCCGCACGCTGCTGGGTTATCAATGGTTGTTTCCTGGCAAGAAGCTGCTGTTCATGGGATGTGAGATTGGCCAAAGCGGGGAGTGGAATGCAAACGGCGAAGTCGATTGGTGGCTGCTGGATGCGGGCCCCTATCACAAAGGCCTGCAACAGTTCGTTGCGGACTTGAACCGCTTGTACGCATCGGCACCCGGATTATGGGAGGGGGATTTCGATTCGGGCGGGTTCTATTGGATTGATTGCCTAGACAGCGACAACAGCGTCCTGTCCTTCGTCCGTCAGAAGAACGACGGCACCGCAGCAATTGCCGTCGTGGCAAACCTGACGCCGGTTCCGCGATACGCCTATCGCATAGGATTGCCGTGCGGCGGCAGGTGGCTTGAAATTCTGAACAGCGATAGCGCGGTTTACGGCGGGAGCAATGTCGGAAACATGGGCGGCGTTGTTGCGGCCGAAGGCAAGTGGCACAATCAGGATTTCTCCGCGCCGATGACGCTTCCCCCTCTGAGCATCATTGCATTCAGGCCTGAAAAATAATTACGACCAGCGAATCTGCTGAATGCCAGGCAGTGACCGAAGATCCTGAACGATTTTGCCAACAACATCGGGCGCTTTCTTGCGGTTGAATTGAACCTCAACCGACACCGTGATCTTCTGCGCCTCGAGGTCATACCGCATTTTGACGCGCTTCGGCTTCAGGCCTGCGATAATGAGCCGCCCGCGTAAATCTCGCTCGCTCAGGCTGTCCATGGCCCCGATCACCGTTAATGTTGAATACCAATCAACGGGCAGGAGCTTCTCGAGGGCTGGAAGCGCACCCAGGCTGATTAGGGCGATGACGAGCCCGATGAACCCGAGGAAATAAAGGCCGGTGCCGAAGGCAAGGCCCAGGACCGTCACGAACCAGAGACTCGCGGCCGTGGTAACTCCCCGGATGGTGTCGCTGTTGCGCATGATGGTTCCCGCGCCAAGGAAGCCGATCCCGGTGAGAATTCCGGCGCCGAGGCGGGCAGGGTCGGGACGCCATGCAGTGTTCGTTCCGCTATCTACAAAGAGGCTCTCCGACACCACCATTGAAATTGCAGAGGCAACGCATGCAAGAATGGTGGTACGAAGTCCGGCTGGCCTTCCGCGCGTTTCGCGTTCCAATCCCACCACGATTCCGGCGACAGTCGCAGCAAGGATCCGCAGCAGGATTTCGTGATACGTCAGGGGTGCGTTCATGTATCGAGAGTCCAATCGTTGCGAAGACATCTCAAGGAGAAGTTCACCTGGAATGACCGGCCACGAAAAAACTGGCGGCCTGCTTTCGCAGGCCGCCAGGAACCAAACCCAATTCAGAAGACAAACGCTACATAGCCAGCGATGTGCCAAATAATCCGTGCACCGCGTTTTGATCGTTGGAGACGGCAAATGTCGGGCGAAAGACCCGTTTTATGGGGTTCGCGGCGTTGATGTCGCAAATAATTCTGTCTGCGGCATTGCGCCCTCGGAGGGTGTGTGGCACTGCGAAGCGCCCGGCTCTGTCCTGTTTGAAGGCAGCCGTGTCCCGTTTGTGGCGCAAACCTTTCGCATCAGAGGATCAATTGGGTTGATTTCTCCCGCAGCTGATTCAGCCAGCGATCATAAAATGCAAGTCGATGATGCAGCTGCCGCACCTGCTGAAGGCAGCCGGCGCGCTGTTCGTTTTGCGATGCAGCCGTATCCCAGACAAGATCGAGCTCCCGAACTGCGGAGAGCGCGGCGTCACGTTTTTGTTCGATGCTCGCGGCAAACTCGCGGAGTTCGGTGCCCAGCTCCTGGCCTGCTGCAAAAACTTCAACTTTCAGCAGTGGAGAAGTGGTTTCTGCTTTTCTGCGCAAATGAGCGTCGGCCTGCCGGCAGAGTTTGCCCGCGTCCATGAAGTCGGTCACCAGTTCTTCAGGCACCTGTTGAATGTCTGTAATCGGGGTGTCGGACTCGAGTTGAAGCAGGTGACGCAGCCGTTCACGTGGTTCACGAAGACACTGGTAGGCGCTGTTGAGCCCGGCATAACGTTCCTGTGCCGCTCGGCGCTGTGGCTCGTCCAAATGACTCAGGTGATCCGGATGCCAGCGTCCGGACATTTCAAGAAATCGGGCTTTCAGAATCCCGGCGTCCAGCCACGGACGGCGCACCTGTCCAAACAACGCAAAGTAATCAGTCATGCTCCCGCATCATGCGCTGAAGCTTTCGCCGCAGGAACAGCTCGTGGCCGCGTTGGGATTGGTGACCTTGAATCCGCCTTGCAAACCTTCTACGAAATCCAGTTCGCTTCCCGTCACGTACAGTGCGCTTTTCGGATCGACGACCACGCGAATGCCGGAGGTCTCCACAAGGAAATCCCGGTTCGCAGGGGCGTCCTGCAAATCCATCTTATATTGCAAACCCGAGCAGCCGCCGCCCACCACCGAAACGCGAAGGACACCTTGTGCGCGTCCCTGTTTTTGCAGCAACGTCCCGACACGGCGCGCGGCCGTCGTGGTTACCTTGATGAGCCGCTCGTCGCTGGTTCGAAAACCAGCCGGGGCGGATGAATTATTCCTGGATACGGGTGCGATCATGCTGCGCGACAAGGCTAATGGCGCTGAACCTTCGCGTCAATTGGCCTGAATTGATTGATGACATCACTTAAGATCCCGGATTATCGACTTTGGTTGGCCAACGATGAACCCGTGCGGCTCCCCAGATGGGTCAGGGCATGGAGCATCACATACGCGACGAACAGAAATGCGGCGAAGAGGAGCAGGAAGGCCACAGCGTGGCCATTCCACATGTTGGCTTGCGTCCATGTGTCGAGGGTCCGAAATATTCGCCCCGGTCGCAGGACCACATCCCAGCTGTTGAGCCGCAGGAAGCGCCCGATATACACGCCGAAGCTGCTCAAGGCGGTCGTTGCAAGCACGAACACCCAGCCGGCCGCGCGCCCGCAAGTCTCTGCAACGAGCGCCTGCATCAAATAGAGCGACAGGAACCCGACGAGCAATCCGGTGAACGCGAAGAGTAGAATGAGCGTGAGCTCAACCCAGAACGGATTGTGAAACCAGAATCGCAGGTGGGTCAGGTCGGTGAAAATGTAGGGCGAGTTCGGAAAGAACAGGAGCCATCCCGCTGCCAATCCCAAAAGCAGCCACTTCCGCCGCGCGCCATGGCGAAATTCATCATCCGCAAACAGCGCCAGCCCGAGCGGAATCCAGGCGAGGAAGAGATTCCAAACCAGGAATCCTTGCGACAATCTGCCGGTCAGGAGAAAACGGCCAAAGATCACGGCGAGTCCGACCGCTGAACCAAAAGCGAGGGCGGCCATGGGCGCCAATGTTTCACGCCGGCACAGTATCCGGTTGGTTCGTGACAGGACCTGTCCGATTGCGAGCACTGCGCCTGCGATCAACGTCCGGGGGCTGAGAAATGGTAGCGGCGCTGTCTTCATTATCTTACTCGCGATTCTCGAGGGAATCCCCCCAATGACCCAGGAAGAACTTCTTTTGCGTGGGCAACAGGGTGTCCGCAGTTCCCACAATGGGTCTCAAGGCAGTGGTCATTTGGAGGACCACCAGGATGAAGACAACGACCCACGTGTTCAACCCCGCTTTCGACCGTGCCTGCGACTGCGTGAAACCCGCATCCAGGAACCGAAGGCCGAAAATCGTGGCAATGCCCCAGAAGACGAGGTGCAGGATGCCCATCCAGATTTTTGAATCCGTCGATTGCGAGAACAACCACGCGATTGGAGCGAAGCCAATCAGCAGCAAAGTCATCAGCATGAGAAGCCCGGCGACGAGCCCGATTATCTCAATCAGCCGGGCACGCGAACCACTCAGGCAGGCAAAGATGTAAAGGCTCGGCAGACAGATTACGGCGGCGAACAGCAATCCCCCTGCAATCTTCACTGGCGCCGCCCACAATTGCGTTCCCATCGAGAACGATCCCACGACCACGCCATAGATGAGGCTGCACGCGATGCCGATGATGACCATGGAAAGAATAAGCCCTCCAGCGCCCGGTTGGCGCAAATGATACAACACGCGGCGGGGCTGGCGAAGAATCGCTTCAATCGCTGCCATGCTGTTAGGGATGGGTACGCGTTCCGCGGGATCGTCGCCGATTGCGGCGGGCGTTTGTGAAGCAACCGCGGCTGGAAATTGCGGCGGCACGGAGGGGTGGGGTGGAGGTGTGTTTTCCATAATATTTGAAAGGGATTTCAGGAGATCAGGCGCATCAGGGATCGGAATACCGCTTCGTAGAAGTTTCCGGAGAGCGGTTCATCACGGAGAAATTGGAGTGGCAGGCCAGGCGCACCGATGAATGGGCGGAATACCCACGAGAGCTGGCTTCCGACAAACAGGTTCGCAGCCAGCCAGGCAAACAGAACCCGGTTCGCTGCCGCAGGTCCCCCAATCACGCGGAGAAGCTGGCGCAACCGCACGTTTGCCGCGATTCCAGCAAACGCAATGATGATGACGTGAGTGAGCAGAATGAAGCTGTAGGCGCCACTCCGCATGGCTGCATTGTCAATTGGCGGTGCATTCCAAATCATGAACGCCGCGACCGGGCTGAAGGCTCCAAGGATGGCCGCGGCGATTGAAAAACTCATGAGGATGGTGAGGAATGACTGGCGGAATGGGATGTTCAATCCGAGCAGCGGCGCGAGCATGCCGTTCAACAGCGCAGTCCCGCACGTTGTCAGCAAAACCAGCAAGGGAAATTTGACCGCTGTGTACAGTGCCTGTTGCGGTGCGCGCCACCAACCCACTGCCGCGCCGAAACAACCCGCACCGATGACGACAATTAAGACGTGCGTGGCCAGCGAACGTGCCTGCCACTGACGCGTCCATCCCAGCACCGGCTCGGGCTCTCCGCGCAGCAGAGTTCCGATCTTGAATCGATGCAGTGATGGGATTTCGGGAGGCACGTTAGGTCCTTTTCGATGTTATTCGACAGCGGCCAGCCAGTCCCGCGTTCAATGTCCATTCGCCGTCGAGTCCAGCAATTGGCTGCGCAATTCGTCAGCGATCCGATTCATCCGCCGCTCGACTTCGTCAATGATCCAATCCGGTGTCGACGTGCCGGCCGTGATCCCGGCGGTTTCTGCGTTATGAA
Coding sequences:
- a CDS encoding MgtC/SapB family protein; the protein is MNAPLTYHEILLRILAATVAGIVVGLERETRGRPAGLRTTILACVASAISMVVSESLFVDSGTNTAWRPDPARLGAGILTGIGFLGAGTIMRNSDTIRGVTTAASLWFVTVLGLAFGTGLYFLGFIGLVIALISLGALPALEKLLPVDWYSTLTVIGAMDSLSERDLRGRLIIAGLKPKRVKMRYDLEAQKITVSVEVQFNRKKAPDVVGKIVQDLRSLPGIQQIRWS
- a CDS encoding iron-sulfur cluster assembly accessory protein, with translation MIAPVSRNNSSAPAGFRTSDERLIKVTTTAARRVGTLLQKQGRAQGVLRVSVVGGGCSGLQYKMDLQDAPANRDFLVETSGIRVVVDPKSALYVTGSELDFVEGLQGGFKVTNPNAATSCSCGESFSA
- a CDS encoding DUF1361 domain-containing protein, producing the protein MKTAPLPFLSPRTLIAGAVLAIGQVLSRTNRILCRRETLAPMAALAFGSAVGLAVIFGRFLLTGRLSQGFLVWNLFLAWIPLGLALFADDEFRHGARRKWLLLGLAAGWLLFFPNSPYIFTDLTHLRFWFHNPFWVELTLILLFAFTGLLVGFLSLYLMQALVAETCGRAAGWVFVLATTALSSFGVYIGRFLRLNSWDVVLRPGRIFRTLDTWTQANMWNGHAVAFLLLFAAFLFVAYVMLHALTHLGSRTGSSLANQSR